Sequence from the Uloborus diversus isolate 005 chromosome 8, Udiv.v.3.1, whole genome shotgun sequence genome:
atgcgcagctcacgcttcaattttatagtccagcagaaaatccaaactgaaactcgtgaaagcacgcaatgactcatgtgcgaagtaacactcatcaaggccattagtagaagttttgttcctcgcatgaattcactgaagataattttaaagtcttatattttcttgctaatgtatcgtcatgagattgaatttgaagctatggtcacttatttttaagtacgaagtgcaacttctcgacgtatgctcgcggaaggaatacaaactgaaattaaaaaccaaataactgccgagaggacgccatgaaATTCGTTGCgttgcataacttgtgtaggtaatttacttttttcttggatacttttctttctaccaaatgggtaatttttgtaggcagaattttattctgtcataaaaatcacctttttggtgaccaaaggctgcaaaagaccaccaccgacgaataggtaagtcgctttgcaactctattacttcaaagtgatttagttcatataaatctcgttaaaaaaaaactattcctcagtatcattttttcgttgtgaactattgcaatttgaaaatattttacattacgtagaacacatatttaaagtgcaagtgtgtctagttttattctgtaaaatttatgaattgaagattataagaaactttaaataagtgttattgtgtactttgcttttatgtgtcaatctcagttaatatttggctgaacatttatgtatcaagcattatgaattaaatattataatatgcaaattgtcaggtttgatagttcgtctttaaggttgcatgttttcattctcttgtaaacagtgtagctagattgtatgaagtaaaaaaaacaaaaaactatctcttgtaattaggaacatagtgcttcagtattatctaaatgacgatatctctttaaatatttgcattagcgaaacgctttaaattagttaaatgtgtattaatttctttaacaaatagattcatatatgtatttaaaagtgtcttcatttttttcgttttatgagcctcaattttaccaaaaaaaaaaaagacttaataaaataaataattttgtatttttacaccatattaaagtatttgacttataatttatatgatactttgatttataatgtatatgatactttgatttataatttatattatacatgaaatattatttatctcagcagagcttcattagtacgatttattttagttgcaatgtacctgcccttaagggaaagaagctgcaaatataacaaacaagaattatttctcaaaaatatatttttgtatatatatgaaatacacaagcaatgaatagcaatgagaaaaagaaaattaaaagtagcaattattagtgtaaagttgaaaggttgaattcgcggagctcatcagccgtggaagatccgataaatatggtcaaaagaccaaaagatattaaactacttactaaatggagagtgtttaagctctaatatatgcattacattgggccaaacgcaccatatgctaaagtatatgcaataaacaagagcttaaacctaaaattaaaagtaggggttttttacctcggctaaattaagaaacaagtctctataatttgtcttcctcaggactgtacctactgcatgcatactagtttaatgtaggacagtcaggaggaatgagtcagtggcaaaaatggaacagctgcatttacatgccaaaataaaaagtaatattatttcatgtcattgttttaaaagtgatcatttttaaaaaactatgttattaatatatacaatgtacatatggggagaagacgaggggcgttcaccacgcagactgtgccattgacattttcaggggttgcttttttaagggggggggggcgctttatagcattttatggttgcaccatcactcttatggtgggggggggattctcgtataatatgaaatggaataatcatgtaatagagttcaatgttttaataaataaaatatatattgcattttgcgcacactgtaaaaataatatcagtaacctattttgaataagtatttatatttgtgatgagctggaaaagggcaagaacagaagaatcaacccgaatggttccagcagggggacttggtgtcatatttaaattcatcaatttctctgttggtacttttcggtacactttgttcgtcagagaaattgacttgaagtgaacgaattccggaacgcgaagggtaggtaagtcctgtcaaattttatccgaagataaaagctatcaagtttgatacaagatatgtttttaagttctgcattaaaaatacaatatgttgatagttttgtcttgaaaatattgagagaaaaactgaagtttacgattgtttaacaaacaatccccacttttcagaaggtaccctcCCTCCAATTCCcagacgattttgtgattaggaatgaaactactagattatttcataatttttaactgtgcatatgttatgctgttaaccatgctatttgtcattagaaattcaaaaaaaaaaaaaaaaaaaaaatccacgaatgattctaaaattgcttgtattattgctcttagatatgaaagaattgaaactgatatggtatgtaatactataataaagaattatattttagaaaaaatcacggaaaaaggattccgaaattctcggaaacgtttttgaaaattgtttggagaattccaaaatactcggaaacgttttcgaaactttcatgaaccacagctgcacagaatactcagaaacatttctggaaattacggaaagaggattccgaaatactcagaaacgtttctgaaaattacagaaagaggattccgaaatactcagacacatttctggacattacagaaagaggattccgaaatactcagaaacgtttctgaaaattacagaaagaggattccgaaatactcagacacgtttctggacattacagaaagaggattccgaaatactcagacacgtttctggacattacagaaagaggattccgaaatactcagaaacgttttggaaactttcatgaaccacagctgcacgatatactcagaaacgtttccggattttttttacagtgtaatgttaccaaatatggtcttacactcatgtgtttaagacttcaattttggaaaatattcgaacaagggccacggaccccctttctctaatatcatcaaagagttaatattttggttttgaaaactactattccgaaatatttaaatgggagaatctttttttttttttaataccatggagtattgcagaagaacttcatttataggacttcaatttcgaaaattttccaggggagagctccagaacaccccgtccggtaatagcatcaaaaattgtcctccgtagtgtttttgaaacttcaattatgaaaaataaaagaggtagcgtgggggagggaagggggggtACATATTTCTGTCTGCTTTTCAAAAAaccgattggagacagtctaggAGTCgcattcctaacccaaactataaatatggactataatcacatttataagactaaaatttctaaaaatagccttgaagccacacgtacctttcttgcccctaaaatatcaccaagaactgtaaaactgcgttttcaaaactactatttcaaattttttctggggccaGAATCCCATTCCAAAAcagtagctggattcacccattgcttctaatatcgacttccgtctaagactttttctgcagtttgaaatgttaagaatggCTCATCCCCTAATCTTAGtaaatatggtttacattgcgttttttagacttaaaagtgtgtcccgctctaaaattattttctgattttgccACTGTTTTGTTATTCCGAGaatatcgccccccccccccccaaaaaaaaaaaatccctgttattgttgcaccccctaatatttcggcctaaatccgcctatgcatccaactagcaaatgacgtcatcgttcgtcgatccacaatgatattggaaAGTGCGCgcgcttcgattagtattttggtttaattaaactatttggtttatttatttttgtcttctgttattttagtagcattaaaagttctactttttcatttgaaaacatgaaaaggaaccgataatcatcattaaaaaatacactgagcttaattcatagtattttacataaaaacatttataagtcttacaaagtattcaaataactaaacacgattttattttacaatcatgttaaaacgaagagacaaaaaaacagttttatttttcatttgaattttttttaaactaatcgcattttaactactcgtatattgtattgaaacatcaagtcttaaaaaaatattcaattaaataaatgaactttcattttacaattacatcattccaaaaaataattttaccattgtatctgaataagaattaaatgaaattttaaaaaataaatagacaattttacttaagtaaacgggaaacatgactgcaatatgtttcaaagacataacatcaaattcaagtacataataccagattattaatgttagcTTAGCTTAGGGCGCTGTTTACTTTAGGGTGCCATCCTCCAAAGTAAACAGCGCCCTACCCcgttcaattatgaaaacttcaagaaaaatacccctaaaacatctcccccatctcctttgaaatttcaagggcacagttgttcataactatagccgttgaaaggctatcattactatgagactatgattccaacccccccccccccccccttcggtgggagcactcgaaaaattacacaggaattcaacttgaaaaatgttaattaaagaatgaattgtacaacatcatgaatactgtatgttgtacatctaaaaaatgtcttcaatttctgagcagtctttttttttttttttttttagaatttggctacttttccattttcagcttttttttgctgctaatgattcttgtgtgtgtgtgtgtgtgtgtgggaggggagggactttaatagttcatcattttaggcttttgaaaaattattttaaaaagcattaattgatgacaaagtaaccttttttgaaaaactttccacTGAATGATATTTcagcaactttcttcaatacttaaaaccttatatatgttaaatttagatcgacattttgctgagtatgctcttttaggaattcagtgtgacagtttcatgacagggggaagggagggataacaagaagtgtgacatcacgcgttgtttataacaatatgctcatgttgaacagcgttacatgtaacaaggggggggggggggatttgttcaaaattttgtaacatcctttatggacagcctcttagttcaatttatgttacagtttcagagtttctgaaagcttattaacggaaaacccaaggagttcaaaaaaatatatagttcaagacattttgccctttctAAGCATAACAAACATGCATAAAGCATttggcaaaattaagttgtgtatccactgctcaaaaatactgctcaaaagtaatctttcgcaaacccagaaattatgaatacagttaactcaaccacaatttgtgcaaaaatatcataaaacttaaagacaacactggaagaaaaaaaaacattttttttttcaatttacgcacagaaccagttTGTTTGAATAATATTGCAGTggcgtagttggggggggggtgtttgagtatcgaacccacgacttacggcgttcaaagctaatcttctacctcagaactacggaagcccatcaaggaatgttttttgatcaaaattacacatgctagagtatgaaacaatttaatcgaaactgaaaatataagattagttcagttaaaagcctgtttcaataaacttgtttacatattaactgaatatcaacaccaagttacgttgcttctgatagcaacaagtatatttgcagaaaattttgacttatgtatattgtcagcttggaaaatccatttcgaataaattcgTGTACAaagctgaaaaaataaagaaataaaaagttgcaagttaatcgtttcaaatattaaagcagtatgctgaaataacaaattacagacaaagatattagaaaggaaactgacagttgtttgtgtaatggaggaaaagttaagtaaccttaactgcatgaactcaAATTCATGAAACGTAAATTTGTTTATCTCAGAAAAGTACTTACTTCCGAActgtaaaatttattccatgtggcgcccaatttttttcttcgcatgcaggttgttcggaagctgaaatcgctgactcactttcactcagcagacagTTACAAgacttaattatatatatttttaattacctctacattccggtacgaggaaaggatgagataaatccaacagtattgtactCAAAAATGTACattcgaagttacatatttcatatttcatctatttcagccagagcaagcaacactactgtttactggtaaactgcactgctttcaaagtttcgtgccaagttcatagatcgatgACTGGTGGCGTAActaagcggggggggggaggagttttctggcctgttatcacgtgggccACGCTTCATAgcgtacttaaaaaataaaattccaggTGTGCTCGCTGTACATTGCGTCATTCATAGACAGCATTTGGTTGCGAAAAATTTGAGTGAGCACCTATCTCAATCACTGCAATATATCATCAAAGCAGTCAACAAAATCCGAAAAAGCTCTTTAAATGACAGGTTATTTAATCAGCTTTGTGTTGCTAATGATGAAGATTTCAACCGATTACTATATCACACAGAAGTGCGTTGGTTATCAAGAAGTAACTGTGTGACTCGATTTTACAAACTATTTGACTCTGTGATAGAATTCTTGGAAAACAAAGACAAAGAATTGCACGACAACCTTATCATTTCAAAGAATGATATTGCGTACTTGACAGACCTGTATAAATTATTTACTGATGTCAATCTCCAACTTCAAGCTGACGATTTGAatttgattaaaacaaaaaatatcattgCTGCTTTTGTAGCCAAATCGCTCTTATCCTTTTACctgccgatgttcccaaatgggaacatttttttgtgaattttttttaataacctaaTTATTTGTGTAGACTTgtcatattttctgaaatgacacataacagtattaatttattttaggtgttcttaattttttaaactacgtttaacctttatcttgaaattaaagtcaaatttactgaatttctgaacttagaatttgtctaagtttttctgtttctgcttttaaagaaaaagatgtgagaaatattttattggcgTTATTTAGTGGCCAGAggacatatattttatttcaatttaactaAATATTTCCAATTATTATTTCTTGTGAGTTATTTCCATAAGAACCGAcacgttcccatttgggaacatcggcgtttAGAGTATAGTATTTGAGAGGGATTTTCGTCAATCGCGGAATTTGAGTGTGATtcctctttatttcaaatattttgttgtggAAGATCTGTTTTGTGTTGAATACGCGTGTTCGGTTCTTTCATTCacgaacatacattttttatcaatcaGCTTGCTCTTCACACCATTATTCTATTGTAAATATGACCTTCACACCCGCCTTCATGCATTCTCTCTAAGTAAATCGCGTTTTCGGGGTTGGAATTCTTGTTTTCTACCCTACTCACTTTCTAAGAATTGTATGTGTTTCACACTTTTAAAATGTATCTCGTGACTGTCGGGtagataaagatatttttatgaacttttatgccttttattttttttacttataaagcCTTTTATGAACTTTGACCAGTCtcatttcatcatttcatttcattactCAGCTCACGTGCGTTCTGTTTCTTTTAGCGAGTCTCATACGTACCaacgattttgtttttagactcagAATAATGTAGTTTTAATCTATTTAGTGTTTTTGAACTATCATTCCGTATAAACAGCAATCTAGAGATGCCTCGCAAGTTTTTAACGTTAGAAGCTGCGTTAGGTTATTTCCACAGCTTATCCAACAGCGAACTTGATGACGAACACGAGCATGATCTTTGTATTTTGCTACCTGATAAACACGCGAGTCTGAGTGATGAAGAACACATAAACGATGAagccttaaatgaagtttatccTAAAGATGTCTGCAGCCATGTTGACTTGATGCTTAGCGATGAAGATACAGGTTCAAATAGTTCAGATGATCAGCTTCACAATTCAGGATATCAAAAGGGAAACACAACCTCATGCTCGACTCCAAAAGCAAAGAAGCGGAAACAAGAACCCTATCCCAGTTggaaaaaatatgctaagtttgaagaaaatcttcCGGggaaaaaactcgaaaaattgaCTGAAAAATTCCCCAAGCTTCAGGCAATGGATCTTCTgcaggtattttttaaaatacgtcTTCTGGATTATATGCAACATCTAGCTGATATATTAACTCTCAGTGAAGGTGTCAAGCAGACCTGAACCTAAATCACACCTTCCTGTTCTGAATAGAAAAACAGATAACCATTATATTGTCCCCTTCACTCAGAGACGTTTTACGGTTTGTGAGAAGAACGTGCGAAAACGGGCATTGAATGTGAAAAAAGACTCCGTTCATCTTGCTTCCCCCAATACCATGGACAATAAGGAAGAAAAAGTGTCATTCAGAAGAGAAAAGTATAatagtatgtaaaataaacaaaaatattcatattttttcacacatttcaaagtaataaagtttcaaaatcaatcctcccgtttacttcattccaaacgccgatgttcccaaatgggaacatccTGAAAACcctatttagaattttttttttcgccaaaacaTGTTTAGGTTAGCTATACTAGAGGTAAATTGAGACATTtaggcaaaaaattaaaagtaaaaattcaaaatttgaattacgGCGTTTAAAAGGTTATACAAGAACAATATCGGCAGACGTGAGTCTCGCAATTTCCCTAATTTGTCAGCAGTATCCTTCAGCAACGACGACTTGCTTGTTGACTGCCAACTTTTGGAGAACCTCCACAGTAACTTCGGAGAACGATTCCAGGAcattttaaaattggaaataCCGGACTGGTTGTTGGACCCTTTTTCAACAAATGTCAGCACAGCAGGATCACCTCAGCTGGAAGAACTCATCGAACTGATAACGAAcgaggaaataaaaattaaattcaaaaatggaTACCAAGAATTTTGGCTACAAAAACCAATCCCGCAATTGTACCCTGGATTGTGGTCCAACGTTCAACGATTTTTGATAGCATTCCCATCATCGTACAGTATTTGTGTGAACGTGGATTTAGTGCTGTGGCAACGTTGCTAACTAAAAAGAGAAATCGGTTGCAGATTACCGAACGCGGTGACTTACGGCTGTTTTTGAGCAAATTCGAGCCTGATATTAACAAACTTGTTAAAAATCATCAAATTCATCCTTCACATTAGattagtttcaaaattcaaattgtaatgtttgttttaataacatgaataaaagttttcctaatattacaaaatggtAGTTTACATTACCCTCATC
This genomic interval carries:
- the LOC129228020 gene encoding uncharacterized protein LOC129228020, translated to MPRKFLTLEAALGYFHSLSNSELDDEHEHDLCILLPDKHASLSDEEHINDEALNEVYPKDVCSHVDLMLSDEDTGSNSSDDQLHNSGYQKGNTTSCSTPKAKKRKQEPYPSWKKYAKFEENLPGKKLEKLTEKFPKLQAMDLLQVFFKIRLLDYMQHLADILTLSEGVKQT